One Cololabis saira isolate AMF1-May2022 chromosome 18, fColSai1.1, whole genome shotgun sequence genomic region harbors:
- the clu gene encoding clusterin isoform X2: protein MLMMMMMMKRKGLKPSLAVVALLLASASCILPPSNEDLNDISLQGEKYLDKQIENAINGVKEMKSVMQKSSEDHKKFVNALEKTKLQKEDAVRAAQEMEAKLAKEEEVCNDTMTALWEECKPCLKNTCVKYYSRTCSSGSGLVGRQLEDVLNRTSPFSIWINGERIDTLEEEGQRQNREFKNLEERYTEMADGVDSIFSDSMKVADHIHLSPPVFFFNNFLGPHARRSRSLHSLFHDPFHNFQSLFSPMMGMSRNLFGSTDPVMDLGDITPNEDGSVNEDVIVTKPYGDGRMTCREIRRNSAGCIKFREECEKCKEIQHLDCSGKKPLEGPLKEDLEEALAMAERFTERYNSLLQRFEEEMFNTSSILDMFNRQFGWVSSLANNTKDGIFRVQAVLGKDIEKKPDDEKEPADTKVSVQLFDSPAMNFTVPGDIPWSDPKFSEVVAQEALDRYKETTVVVK, encoded by the exons atgttgatgatgatgatgatgatgaagaggaagggCCTGAAGCCATCCTTGGCTGTGGTGGCGCTTCTTCTGGCTTCAGCCAGCTGTATCCTGCCACCATCCAATGAAGATCTCAATG ATATCTCCCTCCAGGGAGAGAAGTATCTGGATAAACAGATTGAGAACGCCATTAATGGAGTGAAGGAGATGAAGAGTGTGATGCAGAAATCCTCCGAAGACCACAAGAAGTTTGTGAACGCCCTGGAGAAAACCAAGCTGCAGAAAGAG GACGCGGTGCGCGCAGCCCAGGAGATGGAGGCCAAGCTGgccaaggaggaggaggtttgcaACGACACCATGACGGCTCTGTGGGAGGAGTGTAAGCCCTGCCTGAAGAACACCTGCGTCAAATACTACTCCCGGACCTGCAGCAGCGGATCTGGGCTGGTGGGACGTCAG CTTGAGGACGTGTTGAACAGAACATCTCCCTTCTCCATCTGGATCAACGGGGAGAGGATCGACACTCTGGAGGAGGAGGGGCAGCGGCAGAACCGAGAGTTCAAGAACCTGGAAGAGAGATATACAGAGATGGCCGACGGCGTTGACAGCATTTTCTCCGATAGCATGAAG GTGGCCGATCACATCCACCTCAGCCCCCCCGTGTTCTTCTTTAACAACTTCCTGGGGCCGCACGCTCGCCGCAGCCGCAGCCTCCACTCGCTGTTCCACGATCCGTTCCACAACTTCCAGAGCTTGTTCTCCCCCATGATGGGGATGAGCAGGAACTTGTTCGGCTCCACGGACCCCGTGATGGACCTGGGCGACATCACTCCCAACGAGG ACGGCAGCGTCAACGAGGACGTGATCGTGACAAAACCCTACGGCGACGGCAGGATGACCTGCAGGGAGATCCGCCGCAACTCAGCCGGCTGCATCAAGTTCCGCGAGGAGTGTGAGAAGTGTAAAGAAATCCAGCATCTTG ACTGCTCTGGGAAGAAGCCCCTGGAGGGCCCGCTGaaggaggacctggaggaggcTCTGGCCATGGCCGAGCGCTTCACCGAACGCTACAACTCCCTCCTGCAGAGGTTCGAGGAGGAGATGTTCAACACTTCCTCCATCCTGGACATGTTCAACAGGCAGTTCGGATGGGTGTCATCTCTGGCAAACAACACCAAGGACGGCATCTTCCGCGTGCAGGCG GTGCTGGGCAAAGACATTGAGAAGAAACCAGACGACGAGAAGGAGCCCGCAGACACCAAAGTGTCGGTGCAGCTCTTCGATTCTCCAGCCATGAACTTCACGGTGCCGGGCGACATCCCCTGGAGCGACCCCAAGTTCTCCGAGGTGGTGGCTCAGGAGGCCCTGGACCGCTACAAGGAGACCACCGT TGTGGTCAAATAA
- the clu gene encoding clusterin isoform X1: MLMMMMMMKRKGLKPSLAVVALLLASASCILPPSNEDLNDISLQGEKYLDKQIENAINGVKEMKSVMQKSSEDHKKFVNALEKTKLQKEDAVRAAQEMEAKLAKEEEVCNDTMTALWEECKPCLKNTCVKYYSRTCSSGSGLVGRQLEDVLNRTSPFSIWINGERIDTLEEEGQRQNREFKNLEERYTEMADGVDSIFSDSMKVLKKVADHIHLSPPVFFFNNFLGPHARRSRSLHSLFHDPFHNFQSLFSPMMGMSRNLFGSTDPVMDLGDITPNEDGSVNEDVIVTKPYGDGRMTCREIRRNSAGCIKFREECEKCKEIQHLDCSGKKPLEGPLKEDLEEALAMAERFTERYNSLLQRFEEEMFNTSSILDMFNRQFGWVSSLANNTKDGIFRVQAVLGKDIEKKPDDEKEPADTKVSVQLFDSPAMNFTVPGDIPWSDPKFSEVVAQEALDRYKETTVVVK; this comes from the exons atgttgatgatgatgatgatgatgaagaggaagggCCTGAAGCCATCCTTGGCTGTGGTGGCGCTTCTTCTGGCTTCAGCCAGCTGTATCCTGCCACCATCCAATGAAGATCTCAATG ATATCTCCCTCCAGGGAGAGAAGTATCTGGATAAACAGATTGAGAACGCCATTAATGGAGTGAAGGAGATGAAGAGTGTGATGCAGAAATCCTCCGAAGACCACAAGAAGTTTGTGAACGCCCTGGAGAAAACCAAGCTGCAGAAAGAG GACGCGGTGCGCGCAGCCCAGGAGATGGAGGCCAAGCTGgccaaggaggaggaggtttgcaACGACACCATGACGGCTCTGTGGGAGGAGTGTAAGCCCTGCCTGAAGAACACCTGCGTCAAATACTACTCCCGGACCTGCAGCAGCGGATCTGGGCTGGTGGGACGTCAG CTTGAGGACGTGTTGAACAGAACATCTCCCTTCTCCATCTGGATCAACGGGGAGAGGATCGACACTCTGGAGGAGGAGGGGCAGCGGCAGAACCGAGAGTTCAAGAACCTGGAAGAGAGATATACAGAGATGGCCGACGGCGTTGACAGCATTTTCTCCGATAGCATGAAGGTACTAAAGAAG GTGGCCGATCACATCCACCTCAGCCCCCCCGTGTTCTTCTTTAACAACTTCCTGGGGCCGCACGCTCGCCGCAGCCGCAGCCTCCACTCGCTGTTCCACGATCCGTTCCACAACTTCCAGAGCTTGTTCTCCCCCATGATGGGGATGAGCAGGAACTTGTTCGGCTCCACGGACCCCGTGATGGACCTGGGCGACATCACTCCCAACGAGG ACGGCAGCGTCAACGAGGACGTGATCGTGACAAAACCCTACGGCGACGGCAGGATGACCTGCAGGGAGATCCGCCGCAACTCAGCCGGCTGCATCAAGTTCCGCGAGGAGTGTGAGAAGTGTAAAGAAATCCAGCATCTTG ACTGCTCTGGGAAGAAGCCCCTGGAGGGCCCGCTGaaggaggacctggaggaggcTCTGGCCATGGCCGAGCGCTTCACCGAACGCTACAACTCCCTCCTGCAGAGGTTCGAGGAGGAGATGTTCAACACTTCCTCCATCCTGGACATGTTCAACAGGCAGTTCGGATGGGTGTCATCTCTGGCAAACAACACCAAGGACGGCATCTTCCGCGTGCAGGCG GTGCTGGGCAAAGACATTGAGAAGAAACCAGACGACGAGAAGGAGCCCGCAGACACCAAAGTGTCGGTGCAGCTCTTCGATTCTCCAGCCATGAACTTCACGGTGCCGGGCGACATCCCCTGGAGCGACCCCAAGTTCTCCGAGGTGGTGGCTCAGGAGGCCCTGGACCGCTACAAGGAGACCACCGT TGTGGTCAAATAA